DNA sequence from the Rattus rattus isolate New Zealand chromosome 2, Rrattus_CSIRO_v1, whole genome shotgun sequence genome:
agcagtggtggcagcagacGCAAATGCAGATGGATCGGCCAGGAAGGCCTTGACCTTTTCAGCCAGTGGGAAGGTGTACTCAGTCTCCACAGACAAAGCCAGGACCCACTTGTACCCATTGATGATGGAGTGAGGCACTGAAGCAACAGTCGGGTAGCCAATCTGCAGACAGACGCTGGCCACATTGTGGACACCCTCTAGGtgtcccttaattttagctgCCTCTATCTGTATTCCCTCTCCCATgccatccctctcttcccccatTTTGCcacttgatcttctcattctccccaccccatcttagttagggtgtGACAGGACATCACAAAACCAGCATGGAGAAGAAACAATGCATTTGGTTTATGACCACCAAGTGATGGCTACATGACCATCACTGAAACAAGTTAGAAGttcaaacagggcaagaactAGAGGCTGAAGCCGATAGGGTGGCCATAGAtaggtgttgcttactggcttgctccctgtggcttacTCAGCCCACTTTCTTACATCTCTGTGGTAGGGTgaaaagttggaaagatctcccatggtcatgggtTGATAGGATTGATATAGTAACAGTGACCTTCCTACCCAAAGCAATCTAgggattcaatgcagtccccatcaaaattctaacaaagTGATTTGAATGTCAGTTAGCAAGTAAACAATAGCAGCCCAGATATCAGTGCTTACCCACaatgttcctctctctcctttctacaaTGTTACCCCTTCTTGGTCCTGGCTTTTAAGGCTCAGTCGCAGCTTGCCTTGTCTTTGGGAGGCTACCTTTGTATCTTTTCCCTTCTGTTATCATAGCTACCTGCTCATATCTCTGTTACCACACTTAGTATGCTCT
Encoded proteins:
- the LOC116893295 gene encoding 60S acidic ribosomal protein P0-like, coding for MGEERDGMGEGIQIEAAKIKGHLEGVHNVASVCLQIGYPTVASVPHSIINGYKWVLALSVETEYTFPLAEKVKAFLADPSAFASAATTAAPAAAAAPAKAEAKEELEESDEDMGFHLFN